A genomic window from Caballeronia sp. SBC1 includes:
- the cobF gene encoding precorrin-6A synthase (deacetylating), translated as MKRILIIGIGAGNPEYMTIQAVNALNEVDVFFVMDKGSAKEKLIALRKEICRRFIKGNDYRFAEATSPERSRDAANYRASVEDLNGDKQVVFERLISEQMSDGECGAFLTWGDPTLYDSTIRIVDSIIKKGGHNLQYEVIPGISSIQALAAQHKIPLNRIGESIEITTGRRIAEGFPSNVDSVVVMLDAEGAYKRFADLDIDIYWGAYVGTPDEILVSGKLKDVVGDIERIRAEARKANGWIMDSYLMRRNTHREDN; from the coding sequence ATGAAGCGAATTCTGATCATCGGCATTGGCGCCGGAAACCCCGAATATATGACGATTCAGGCGGTCAACGCGCTCAACGAAGTCGATGTTTTCTTCGTGATGGACAAGGGCAGTGCCAAGGAAAAGCTGATCGCGCTGCGTAAGGAAATTTGCAGGCGTTTCATCAAGGGCAATGACTATCGCTTCGCTGAAGCAACCAGTCCCGAGCGATCACGCGACGCTGCCAATTATCGGGCAAGCGTCGAGGATCTCAATGGCGACAAGCAGGTCGTGTTCGAACGATTGATCTCCGAGCAGATGTCCGATGGCGAATGCGGAGCGTTCCTCACATGGGGCGATCCGACGCTTTACGACAGCACCATTCGGATCGTCGATTCGATCATCAAGAAAGGCGGACACAATCTGCAGTACGAAGTGATCCCGGGCATAAGCAGCATTCAGGCCCTGGCGGCACAGCACAAGATACCGTTGAATCGCATTGGAGAATCGATCGAGATCACAACGGGAAGGCGAATAGCGGAGGGTTTTCCAAGCAATGTCGACAGCGTGGTGGTGATGCTGGATGCAGAGGGTGCTTACAAGCGTTTCGCCGACCTGGACATCGATATTTACTGGGGTGCTTATGTCGGCACACCGGATGAGATTCTGGTGTCCGGAAAACTCAAGGATGTGGTTGGAGATATCGAACGGATTCGGGCGGAAGCGCGCAAGGCAAACGGCTGGATCATGGATAGTTATCTGATGCGAAGGAATACACATCGCGAGGATAACTAA
- a CDS encoding TonB-dependent receptor domain-containing protein: protein MKFRHFILTSALTVSVWQVAQAADDSSLPQPEQLPSTATLPNILVTGDTQHLPQSFDQRYASTQVLTRADLDRLSPVDPSITQALATLPGVTISQNGGPGTSASVSIRGSTGSQVAVFIDGIRVGSATTGQAEWADLPTSAFDRVEVISGPAAASFGADAVGGVVQLFTNRAANQPNQTTISTGGGSNKTFDTQIRTSGSISSTGPLAALAGLTYSLGLHDYNTAGIDATQPWAYGHEDGRNPYHAQDVDARLGYAHDNWSISTFALYHRSDLSYDNAGGDDRQLDHQLTTGIAFHLDLTPFTQFDQSVGYTTDRQFLYANNPDIPTDEIDSTRFSTSTSLTHHERGLTLFSLPLSGESKLAYDFTREQAFLPVDIPTGVPTRNDSAVSLHQSVTLGALTVFLAGRHEIIQGQSVNTGNVAIAYAISPVYTARISYGNAFRLPTFNDLYYPGYANPNLLPERSDTVEAALDAATSFGTFTAAVYDTRVHDLITYDTVTYLPVNVGRARIQGIDLSYKGTLGDSTPVSLAIGILNPQDVTDQTWLNRRPRQTVSLNIDHMWDEFRLHALSTGVSLLYGGSTYDDQFNATYLPSYTTVGLRAAYRVNSHLTVSANLSNLFNRQYVTAYGYNTLGRTAFGKVAYTF from the coding sequence ATGAAGTTTCGGCATTTCATCCTCACGTCTGCGCTCACGGTGTCGGTATGGCAGGTTGCACAGGCCGCTGACGACTCGTCGTTGCCGCAGCCGGAGCAGCTTCCGTCCACCGCCACGCTGCCGAATATTCTCGTCACCGGTGACACGCAGCACCTGCCGCAATCGTTCGATCAACGCTACGCCTCAACCCAGGTCCTTACCCGCGCGGATCTCGACCGCCTGTCGCCCGTTGACCCGAGCATCACGCAAGCCCTCGCAACGCTGCCCGGCGTTACCATTTCGCAAAACGGTGGCCCAGGAACTTCTGCCTCCGTCAGCATCCGTGGTTCAACGGGAAGTCAGGTCGCCGTCTTCATAGACGGTATCCGAGTGGGTTCAGCGACTACGGGTCAAGCTGAGTGGGCCGACCTTCCGACCTCCGCCTTTGACCGCGTTGAAGTTATCTCGGGACCGGCGGCCGCCTCGTTCGGCGCGGACGCAGTGGGTGGCGTCGTGCAACTCTTCACGAACCGTGCGGCAAATCAGCCCAACCAGACCACGATTTCAACAGGCGGCGGTTCGAACAAAACGTTCGATACACAGATCCGCACTTCAGGCAGTATTTCGTCCACTGGTCCGCTCGCGGCATTGGCTGGACTGACCTATTCCCTGGGCTTGCACGACTACAACACCGCTGGAATTGATGCGACCCAGCCGTGGGCTTACGGGCACGAGGATGGCCGCAATCCGTACCATGCTCAGGACGTGGATGCGCGTCTTGGCTATGCGCATGACAACTGGTCGATCTCCACATTCGCCCTTTATCACCGGTCCGACCTGTCCTACGACAATGCTGGCGGCGATGACCGCCAACTCGATCATCAGTTGACGACAGGCATCGCGTTTCATCTGGACCTCACGCCGTTTACGCAGTTTGACCAGTCAGTGGGCTATACCACGGACCGCCAGTTCCTCTATGCGAACAACCCGGACATCCCGACCGATGAGATCGACTCGACGCGTTTCAGTACGTCGACCTCGCTGACCCATCACGAACGCGGGCTCACGCTCTTCAGTCTGCCGCTTTCCGGCGAGAGCAAGCTCGCCTACGACTTCACCCGCGAGCAAGCCTTCCTGCCCGTCGACATCCCCACGGGCGTGCCGACACGCAACGATTCAGCAGTCTCGCTCCATCAATCGGTCACACTCGGTGCGTTGACGGTGTTCCTGGCGGGGCGTCACGAGATCATCCAGGGTCAGTCGGTAAATACCGGCAATGTCGCCATCGCTTATGCCATTAGCCCGGTTTATACGGCACGCATTTCGTATGGCAACGCATTCCGCCTGCCGACCTTTAACGACCTGTACTACCCAGGTTACGCGAACCCGAACCTGCTGCCTGAGCGCAGCGACACGGTCGAGGCCGCGCTCGATGCGGCCACGTCGTTCGGCACCTTTACGGCCGCTGTTTATGACACCCGCGTGCACGATCTCATCACCTACGACACGGTGACCTATCTTCCCGTGAACGTAGGTCGCGCGCGCATCCAGGGCATCGACCTGTCGTACAAGGGCACGCTTGGCGACTCGACACCGGTCAGTCTCGCGATCGGTATTTTGAATCCCCAGGATGTCACCGACCAGACGTGGCTCAACCGCCGTCCGCGTCAGACCGTCAGCCTGAACATCGATCACATGTGGGACGAGTTCCGCCTGCACGCGCTGAGCACGGGCGTCTCGCTGCTTTACGGTGGATCGACCTACGACGACCAGTTCAACGCGACCTACCTGCCGTCGTACACAACCGTTGGCCTGCGTGCTGCGTACAGGGTCAATTCGCATCTCACCGTGTCCGCCAATCTGTCCAACCTCTTTAACCGGCAGTACGTCACTGCATACGGTTACAACACGTTGGGCCGGACTGCGTTCGGCAAGGTCGCTTATACTTTCTAA
- a CDS encoding ABC transporter ATP-binding protein produces MAEVNVIKVSKQYGESRALDDVSIRFAEGGLYGLLGPSGSGKTTLLRMIAGFVFPDSGQIRIDDQPVERLPVERREIGMVFQNYALFPNMNVADNVAFGLSVRHVDKSEIKRRVGEVLDLVQLGSLHGRRINQLSGGQRQRVALARAIVTRPRVLLLDEPLSALDKSLRVDMQVELRRIQRDVAITTVFVTHDQEEALTLSDRVGILRDGKLIQEATARELYDHPASEFAATFLGDANILNGRLETGGMRINDGSLIRFGSRSAVSNQTKCAVRPEKIALQRATGEAAPSAHNRLTAQVAHHVFAGVNTTYMLDWCGQRLKVHVQNSGEDLIPVGSRVTLSWSPDSTILVH; encoded by the coding sequence ATGGCCGAAGTCAACGTAATCAAGGTATCCAAGCAATACGGCGAGTCGCGTGCACTGGACGACGTTTCCATCCGTTTCGCGGAGGGCGGACTCTATGGTTTGCTCGGACCGTCCGGCAGCGGTAAAACGACGCTCCTGCGCATGATTGCCGGCTTTGTGTTCCCGGATAGCGGGCAGATCCGCATCGACGATCAGCCGGTCGAACGCTTGCCCGTGGAGCGGCGGGAGATCGGCATGGTGTTCCAGAACTATGCACTGTTCCCGAATATGAATGTGGCCGACAACGTCGCTTTCGGGCTGTCCGTGCGGCATGTGGACAAGAGCGAGATCAAGCGGCGGGTGGGTGAGGTGCTGGACCTCGTGCAACTCGGCAGCCTGCACGGGCGGCGGATCAATCAATTGTCGGGTGGCCAGCGCCAGCGCGTCGCGTTGGCGCGCGCTATTGTGACGCGCCCCCGCGTGTTGCTACTCGACGAGCCGCTGAGCGCGCTGGACAAATCTTTGCGTGTGGACATGCAGGTCGAATTGCGCCGCATCCAGCGTGATGTCGCGATCACGACCGTATTCGTCACGCACGACCAGGAAGAAGCGCTTACGTTGAGTGATCGTGTAGGTATCCTGCGCGATGGAAAATTGATCCAGGAGGCGACAGCACGCGAGCTTTACGATCATCCGGCCAGCGAGTTCGCTGCCACGTTTCTCGGCGATGCCAACATCCTCAACGGACGACTGGAGACGGGCGGCATGCGCATCAACGACGGCAGCCTGATTCGTTTCGGATCACGCTCCGCTGTATCGAATCAGACGAAGTGCGCGGTTCGTCCGGAGAAGATCGCGCTTCAGCGAGCAACGGGCGAGGCCGCGCCGAGCGCGCATAACCGGCTGACGGCGCAGGTTGCCCATCACGTCTTTGCCGGTGTGAATACAACCTATATGCTTGATTGGTGCGGGCAGCGGCTCAAGGTCCATGTGCAAAACTCCGGCGAAGACCTGATTCCGGTCGGCTCGCGAGTGACGTTGAGCTGGTCACCCGACAGTACGATCCTGGTCCACTAA
- a CDS encoding ABC transporter permease yields the protein MKQDNTIGSIELDSPAVANGPHTPRRRTWSVGAALGAIGYGYVVAVIGFLYLPILVMALMSANASPLYELPFHFTTHWYQALAEDGVLKAAAFRSIEIALWTTLLSTVLGVMASLAFFRYDFAGKRFLQAMLFPPMAIPWLITGTAMLIFFFAIGIGRGLHAILLGHVALALPYVIIVVGARLRTFSPELELAARSLGASGWQITWRVTLPAIAPGVVAGALFAFAVSFDQFVVSYFLSNPGETTLPVEIYSAIRKGFTPEINAISTIIIVVSMGTMLIVSRLYRFGGEQ from the coding sequence ATGAAGCAGGACAACACCATCGGATCAATCGAGCTGGACTCGCCGGCTGTCGCCAACGGGCCGCATACCCCGCGTCGCAGGACGTGGAGCGTGGGTGCAGCGCTTGGCGCTATCGGCTACGGGTACGTCGTGGCCGTGATCGGATTTCTATATCTTCCGATCCTGGTCATGGCGTTGATGTCGGCTAACGCGTCGCCGCTTTATGAGTTGCCGTTTCATTTCACCACGCACTGGTATCAGGCGCTCGCCGAGGACGGCGTGCTGAAGGCGGCGGCGTTCAGGAGCATCGAGATCGCGCTGTGGACCACGTTGTTGTCCACTGTTCTCGGCGTGATGGCGTCGCTGGCATTCTTTCGATACGACTTCGCGGGCAAGCGTTTCCTGCAAGCCATGCTGTTCCCGCCGATGGCGATCCCGTGGCTGATCACGGGCACCGCGATGCTGATCTTCTTCTTTGCGATCGGCATTGGACGCGGCTTGCACGCCATCCTGCTCGGTCACGTGGCGCTCGCGTTGCCCTACGTGATTATCGTGGTCGGCGCGCGCTTGCGCACGTTCTCTCCTGAGCTGGAACTGGCCGCCCGTTCGCTTGGCGCGAGCGGCTGGCAGATCACGTGGCGCGTGACCTTGCCTGCTATTGCACCTGGCGTGGTGGCGGGTGCCTTGTTCGCATTCGCCGTGTCGTTCGACCAGTTCGTGGTGTCGTACTTCCTGTCCAACCCGGGCGAGACCACGCTGCCAGTCGAAATCTATAGCGCGATTCGCAAGGGTTTCACACCTGAGATCAACGCAATTTCAACCATCATCATTGTCGTGTCGATGGGCACGATGTTGATCGTGTCACGGCTGTATCGATTTGGTGGAGAGCAATAA
- a CDS encoding ABC transporter permease: MKFALSSPQGRPLVRAMTLAGPAYLWLLLAVFLPLSVMLFYSFMSDVPTSGGSWSLTFQNYLTFFDEPLYRKLMVRSLGLSAQVTLICTVLGFPCAYMLAKVIRGRAREALFLLIILPFWSNGLVRIFSWNMVLRSGGLVDWVLNHLWPWTVNTDLMFSYPAIVIGLVHSYLPYSVLTAYLSLQAIDDSLVEAARSMGAGRLTILSRLILPLAMPGMLAGAVLTFVPVVGVFMEPRLLGGRKGTFIGTVIEDQFVAVFNWPLGAALSFTLLALVLAILFAGMQLARRKDK; encoded by the coding sequence ATGAAATTTGCCCTCAGTTCGCCGCAAGGCCGACCGCTGGTTCGCGCCATGACGCTGGCCGGACCTGCCTACCTGTGGCTCCTGCTTGCGGTGTTCCTGCCATTGTCGGTCATGCTGTTCTACAGCTTCATGTCCGACGTGCCGACGAGCGGCGGCAGCTGGTCGCTGACGTTCCAGAACTACCTGACGTTCTTCGATGAACCGCTGTACCGGAAGCTGATGGTGCGTTCGCTTGGACTCAGCGCGCAGGTCACGTTGATCTGCACGGTGCTCGGTTTTCCATGCGCCTACATGCTCGCGAAGGTAATACGCGGACGTGCTCGAGAAGCGCTGTTCCTGCTGATCATCCTGCCGTTCTGGAGCAACGGACTGGTGCGCATATTCTCCTGGAACATGGTGCTGCGCAGTGGCGGATTGGTGGACTGGGTGCTCAATCATCTGTGGCCGTGGACAGTCAACACCGACCTGATGTTCTCCTATCCGGCAATCGTGATTGGACTGGTGCATTCCTACCTGCCGTATTCGGTGCTGACCGCTTACTTGAGCTTGCAGGCTATTGACGACTCCCTGGTCGAAGCCGCTCGCTCAATGGGCGCGGGACGCCTGACTATCCTGAGCCGGCTGATCCTGCCGCTCGCCATGCCGGGCATGCTGGCCGGGGCCGTGTTGACCTTCGTGCCAGTAGTGGGAGTGTTCATGGAGCCAAGGTTGCTCGGAGGGCGCAAGGGCACGTTCATTGGAACGGTTATCGAGGACCAGTTCGTTGCCGTATTCAACTGGCCGCTTGGCGCTGCATTGTCGTTCACGCTGCTGGCCCTCGTGCTGGCAATCCTGTTCGCCGGCATGCAGCTCGCGCGGAGGAAAGACAAATGA
- a CDS encoding PotD/PotF family extracellular solute-binding protein, translated as MALNKVLRRALTCAMVMATAALASFAAHAEDVHVLNWKGYGTDEPWALKEFEAKTGYHVVNDFFNSEQEMLTKLRTNPGAYDVVMVNSAFNQQAREQNLLQPIDVTGMSNVADLNPKMRHSHLLEIGGQSYGIPWAWGVTSFAVNDSKVHPVPDTIQALWDPAYKGHVGMRDDAIEAVQFAALATGQSINDIKNLDAVKEKLKALTGQLKTFWGSENDWNQYVASGVFYISTYWSGSAARARNKFNLPVTFVIPKEGAIGWLDSLSIPKGAHNVAGAKAFINYMIDPGFYTQWDSRVGAPVSANVKAVAALPANAFNRAVLANPAVQSRIQFQEPITDDKRKAYLQLWQEIKAQAD; from the coding sequence ATGGCATTGAATAAAGTATTGAGACGGGCGTTGACGTGCGCAATGGTAATGGCAACGGCCGCCCTGGCTTCTTTCGCCGCGCACGCCGAAGATGTACACGTGCTGAACTGGAAGGGGTATGGCACGGATGAGCCCTGGGCGCTCAAGGAGTTCGAAGCGAAGACCGGGTATCACGTGGTCAACGATTTCTTCAATTCCGAGCAGGAAATGCTCACCAAGCTGCGTACCAATCCGGGCGCGTACGACGTGGTGATGGTCAACAGCGCGTTCAACCAGCAAGCACGCGAACAAAACTTGCTTCAGCCCATTGATGTGACCGGGATGTCGAACGTCGCCGATCTGAACCCTAAGATGCGCCATTCACATTTGCTCGAAATTGGTGGCCAGAGCTACGGCATTCCATGGGCGTGGGGAGTGACGTCGTTTGCTGTCAACGACTCCAAGGTCCATCCTGTTCCGGACACCATCCAGGCGCTGTGGGACCCGGCGTACAAGGGCCACGTCGGCATGCGCGACGACGCTATCGAAGCAGTCCAGTTCGCAGCGCTCGCAACGGGCCAGAGCATCAACGACATCAAGAATCTCGACGCGGTCAAAGAGAAGCTCAAGGCGCTGACCGGTCAACTGAAAACGTTCTGGGGTTCAGAGAACGACTGGAACCAGTATGTGGCGTCGGGGGTGTTTTACATCTCTACGTATTGGAGCGGATCTGCCGCACGCGCCCGCAACAAGTTCAACTTGCCGGTCACCTTCGTGATCCCGAAGGAAGGCGCGATCGGCTGGCTGGATTCCCTGTCGATTCCCAAGGGTGCGCATAACGTCGCAGGCGCAAAAGCCTTTATCAATTACATGATCGATCCTGGTTTCTACACGCAGTGGGATTCGCGCGTTGGCGCACCAGTCTCGGCGAACGTCAAGGCGGTTGCCGCGTTGCCGGCCAATGCGTTCAACCGTGCGGTGCTAGCTAACCCGGCGGTGCAATCGCGGATCCAGTTTCAGGAGCCGATCACCGACGACAAGCGCAAGGCTTACCTGCAGTTGTGGCAGGAAATCAAGGCCCAGGCCGACTGA
- a CDS encoding GntR family transcriptional regulator, giving the protein MKKRLNNVGASKAEMVAAAIQDEILTGRLPYGVLLESESELVQRFSVSRNTIRKGLEELTNTGLISRKVGVGSFVTYNGQTLDSALGWSKALETADGGAQTRLLQIRVIQDEKLAAELALEQPAFIAVDRLRVLADSQRPISLELSRIPFSDRLADLPLQGLIGGSLNQTLIEYGMAADHGEEWAEVIGLEQVNADILKHPPGMSFLRTRRLTRDKHGKPVEYVVSLLDPAYFGLHLEF; this is encoded by the coding sequence ATGAAAAAGCGTTTGAACAATGTGGGCGCGTCGAAAGCGGAAATGGTCGCTGCGGCGATCCAGGATGAGATTTTGACCGGGCGCTTGCCCTACGGCGTTTTGCTGGAAAGCGAGAGTGAGTTGGTGCAGCGGTTCTCGGTCAGCCGAAACACTATTCGCAAGGGTCTCGAGGAACTGACGAACACGGGCCTGATTAGCCGCAAAGTCGGCGTGGGTTCGTTTGTCACCTATAACGGCCAGACGCTGGATAGTGCGCTCGGCTGGTCAAAGGCGCTCGAAACGGCGGATGGTGGCGCTCAAACGCGGTTGCTGCAAATCAGGGTGATCCAGGATGAAAAGCTAGCCGCTGAACTCGCGCTGGAACAACCGGCTTTTATCGCAGTGGATCGGTTGCGGGTGCTAGCAGATTCGCAGCGACCGATCTCGCTTGAACTCAGCCGGATTCCGTTCTCAGACCGGCTGGCGGACCTGCCGTTGCAAGGCCTGATCGGCGGTTCACTGAACCAGACCTTGATCGAATACGGAATGGCCGCGGATCACGGCGAAGAATGGGCAGAGGTGATCGGGCTGGAACAAGTCAACGCCGATATCCTGAAGCACCCGCCGGGCATGTCGTTCCTGCGCACCCGTCGGCTCACGCGTGACAAGCATGGAAAGCCGGTCGAATACGTGGTCAGTTTGCTTGACCCCGCCTATTTCGGATTGCACCTGGAATTTTGA
- a CDS encoding porin: MTLYGIVDEFFQYVNTGNHYTAAVGSSSEWASRFGLKGSEDIGDGNKVNFQLENGFNPNNGTFASTGQMFNRQAWVGLSGNWGEVRLGRQNSPVFYDQGYLDAFGASTQASGFSNLMTYVVRTSNTVSYQSPVIAGLQAGVYAGFGDAGGLRSAGSSYQADLQYNSGPIAATVAWQAVKNATNSSTDTAVEAGASYTIQKATIYAGYAASRWTDINLNVNVYGVSGKYQFTPTVFVALGYTALHDKTAAADNANQIAAMAQYDLSKNTSVYGTISYLTNHNQASYTLAGSANPGLPLAYPGASPHGISIGMFHKF, encoded by the coding sequence GTGACGCTTTACGGTATCGTGGATGAATTCTTTCAGTACGTTAATACTGGCAATCACTACACTGCGGCCGTTGGATCGAGTTCAGAATGGGCCAGTCGTTTTGGATTAAAGGGCTCCGAGGATATTGGCGACGGCAATAAGGTCAATTTCCAACTTGAGAACGGTTTTAATCCGAACAACGGCACATTCGCTTCCACGGGCCAGATGTTCAACCGGCAGGCGTGGGTGGGTTTATCGGGTAACTGGGGTGAAGTGAGATTGGGCCGCCAAAACTCGCCAGTCTTTTACGACCAGGGTTATCTGGACGCATTCGGGGCATCGACCCAGGCGTCCGGATTCAGCAACTTGATGACCTACGTCGTGCGCACGAGTAATACCGTGTCGTACCAGTCACCGGTCATAGCGGGTCTGCAGGCCGGTGTATATGCCGGTTTTGGCGACGCGGGCGGATTGCGCTCGGCGGGTTCGAGCTATCAGGCGGATCTTCAGTACAACAGCGGGCCGATCGCCGCTACGGTGGCGTGGCAGGCCGTGAAGAACGCCACCAATTCCTCGACCGATACCGCCGTGGAGGCGGGTGCCTCCTACACCATTCAAAAGGCGACGATTTATGCCGGCTATGCCGCCAGCAGATGGACGGACATCAATCTGAATGTCAACGTTTATGGTGTTTCGGGAAAATATCAATTCACGCCCACGGTCTTTGTCGCATTAGGCTATACCGCATTGCATGATAAAACCGCTGCTGCCGATAATGCGAATCAAATTGCCGCAATGGCGCAGTATGACCTCTCCAAAAATACCAGCGTATACGGCACGATTTCCTATCTGACCAATCACAATCAGGCGTCTTATACGCTGGCGGGGTCCGCTAATCCCGGCTTGCCGCTGGCATATCCCGGCGCCAGTCCGCATGGCATCTCGATTGGTATGTTCCATAAGTTCTAG
- a CDS encoding winged helix-turn-helix domain-containing protein: MKTIPLSAARTLHLIAQGLLAPPRRKATKTDVLDAIRRMAQLQIDTIHVVARSPYLVLFSRLGDYQPQWLDEHLAEGSLFEYWSHEACLVPIEDYGLLRHRMLDPAGMGWKYAADWHAKHRDDIERLLERIRATGPIRSADFAREGGNGSGWWDWKPEKRHLEVLFATGELMVAERRNFHRIYDVTERVLPGWNDARDLPPADAVPQELLKRACRALGIVRADWVADYYRMPRRPYTSALHELADAGELIPVRVDDWKADAFVHRDLADKLDGAAAGSLASTVTTVLSPFDPVVWDRKRASTLFGFDYAIECYTPAAKRKYGYFALPILHRGRLIGRVDAKAHRTQGIFELKSLHIEPGVRVGTGLTADLRRALQRCADWHKTPQLAAGAGVPATLAAALTGVP, from the coding sequence ATGAAGACAATCCCCCTGTCGGCCGCCCGCACTCTGCATCTGATAGCCCAAGGCCTGCTTGCGCCGCCGCGCCGCAAGGCGACAAAAACGGATGTGCTTGACGCAATCCGCCGCATGGCGCAGTTGCAGATCGACACCATCCACGTGGTCGCTCGCAGTCCTTACCTTGTGTTATTCAGCCGCCTTGGCGACTATCAGCCGCAATGGCTCGACGAGCATCTGGCCGAGGGTTCCCTGTTCGAATACTGGTCGCACGAGGCCTGTCTTGTGCCAATAGAAGACTACGGGCTGTTGCGTCACCGAATGCTTGATCCCGCCGGGATGGGCTGGAAATACGCGGCAGACTGGCATGCAAAACATCGCGACGACATCGAGCGCCTGCTCGAACGCATTCGGGCGACGGGCCCGATTCGCTCGGCGGACTTCGCTCGCGAAGGCGGCAATGGCAGCGGCTGGTGGGATTGGAAACCCGAAAAACGTCACCTGGAAGTACTGTTTGCAACCGGCGAACTGATGGTCGCGGAACGGCGCAATTTTCATCGGATCTACGATGTGACCGAGCGCGTGCTGCCCGGCTGGAATGACGCGCGCGACCTGCCGCCCGCCGATGCGGTCCCGCAGGAATTACTCAAGCGCGCTTGCCGAGCGCTAGGCATCGTCCGTGCCGACTGGGTAGCGGACTATTACCGCATGCCGCGCCGTCCCTACACCTCAGCGTTACACGAACTGGCCGACGCCGGGGAGCTGATACCCGTGCGAGTTGATGACTGGAAGGCAGATGCGTTCGTGCACCGCGACCTGGCGGACAAACTGGACGGTGCGGCCGCCGGCAGTCTTGCGTCCACGGTGACCACGGTGCTTTCGCCATTCGATCCGGTCGTATGGGATCGCAAGCGCGCGAGCACGTTGTTCGGATTCGACTACGCGATCGAGTGTTATACACCGGCCGCAAAACGCAAGTATGGTTACTTCGCACTCCCGATCTTACATCGAGGACGTCTGATTGGACGGGTCGATGCGAAGGCGCATCGCACGCAAGGTATTTTTGAACTCAAGTCGTTGCATATCGAGCCGGGCGTGCGGGTGGGCACGGGCTTGACGGCCGACCTGCGCCGCGCGTTGCAGCGTTGTGCGGACTGGCATAAAACGCCGCAGCTAGCGGCCGGTGCGGGCGTTCCCGCAACGCTGGCTGCTGCATTGACCGGCGTGCCGTGA
- a CDS encoding helix-turn-helix domain-containing protein, whose amino-acid sequence MAKAVVATAGTMKRDAPPTLDHKMVGARIREARKARGLTLMELSERSGIAVSTISKAERGDIALTYDKFAALAHSLQLEFDAIFGRTRPLPKAAARPMTPSFTASGEQAIYDTPNYEYGMLASDLTGKRMVPMRAHIRARNVSDFPEYIRHAGEEFVFVLGGSLELRFEDGKVFRLEPGDSLYFDSAVGHVYLTTSQDDAQVLVCCVDTDANRPADAI is encoded by the coding sequence ATGGCGAAAGCGGTTGTTGCGACGGCAGGAACGATGAAACGCGATGCGCCGCCGACTTTGGATCACAAGATGGTCGGTGCGCGCATTCGTGAAGCTCGCAAGGCGAGGGGGTTGACGCTGATGGAGTTGTCGGAGCGATCGGGGATTGCTGTATCGACTATTTCGAAGGCCGAACGCGGGGACATTGCGTTGACCTACGACAAGTTCGCGGCCCTCGCACATTCGCTGCAGCTTGAGTTCGACGCCATTTTCGGGCGCACGCGGCCGTTGCCCAAGGCTGCCGCACGACCGATGACACCTTCTTTCACGGCATCGGGTGAGCAGGCGATCTACGACACGCCGAACTACGAGTACGGCATGCTTGCGAGCGACCTGACCGGCAAACGCATGGTGCCAATGCGCGCGCACATCCGTGCCAGGAATGTGTCGGATTTTCCGGAGTACATCCGGCATGCGGGCGAGGAGTTTGTGTTCGTGCTCGGCGGCTCGCTGGAGTTGCGGTTCGAAGATGGCAAGGTGTTCAGGCTTGAACCCGGTGACAGTCTTTATTTCGATAGCGCGGTCGGCCACGTGTATCTGACGACGAGCCAAGACGACGCGCAAGTGCTGGTGTGTTGTGTCGATACCGACGCGAATCGTCCGGCAGACGCGATCTAG